One window of Sporocytophaga myxococcoides DSM 11118 genomic DNA carries:
- a CDS encoding SDR family oxidoreductase, with amino-acid sequence MKIQRLKGQSAIVTGSSSGIGEAIAIELAYEGAKVVINYSSSEKAAFDIVRGIEKNGGEAIAIKADVSNEDDVKDMFKKTIDTFGTIDILVNNAGIQKDANIAEMSLKDWKLVLDINLTGQFLCSREAIKEYRRRGFTGYSCALGKIICMSSVHEIIPWGGHVNYSSSKGGVSMFMKSMAQEVGRDKIRVNAIAPGAIKTRINRPIWETKEAEQKVLELIPYDRLGEAKDVAKIAAWLASDESDYIHGTTIFVDGGMALYPGFADNG; translated from the coding sequence ATGAAAATTCAAAGACTGAAAGGGCAATCTGCCATAGTTACGGGATCGAGTTCGGGTATAGGAGAGGCTATTGCGATCGAACTTGCATATGAAGGTGCAAAAGTGGTGATTAATTATTCATCAAGTGAAAAGGCCGCATTTGACATAGTCAGGGGCATTGAAAAGAATGGAGGAGAGGCAATTGCCATCAAAGCGGATGTGAGTAATGAAGATGATGTGAAAGACATGTTTAAAAAAACGATTGATACTTTTGGTACGATAGATATTTTAGTTAATAATGCAGGTATTCAGAAAGATGCAAACATAGCAGAAATGAGTCTAAAAGATTGGAAGCTCGTGTTGGATATAAATTTAACCGGGCAATTTCTTTGTTCCAGGGAAGCTATTAAAGAGTATAGAAGACGCGGATTTACTGGATATTCTTGTGCTCTTGGTAAAATAATCTGTATGAGCTCTGTTCATGAAATAATACCATGGGGTGGACATGTCAACTATTCCAGTTCAAAAGGTGGGGTAAGTATGTTTATGAAATCAATGGCTCAGGAGGTAGGTAGAGATAAAATAAGGGTTAACGCAATAGCTCCGGGAGCCATTAAAACCCGAATAAACCGGCCGATTTGGGAGACAAAAGAAGCTGAGCAAAAGGTATTGGAACTAATCCCTTATGATAGACTGGGAGAAGCAAAAGACGTTGCTAAGATAGCTGCCTGGCTAGCGTCAGATGAAAGTGACTATATTCACGGTACTACTATATTTGTTGATGGTGGTATGGCCCTTTATCCCGGTTTTGCAGACAATGGATGA
- a CDS encoding helix-turn-helix transcriptional regulator, translated as MNNLVEIGKRLKEFLDYKKMKVNELGRMSDTSGTQIYNIVKGKKYGVDKFISVVNALPDLNIYWLLFGDGHMLKETVLKYNNANSGEAELLIKELENLKVLISYQEMTLNAYKRSLDMAASTNDDLKKMVEFYRSQAENKSSNIKSA; from the coding sequence ATGAATAATCTGGTTGAAATAGGCAAAAGGCTTAAAGAGTTTCTTGATTATAAAAAGATGAAGGTTAATGAGTTAGGTAGGATGAGCGATACATCAGGAACTCAGATTTATAATATAGTAAAAGGGAAAAAATACGGAGTAGATAAATTTATAAGCGTAGTAAATGCCCTTCCTGACTTAAATATTTACTGGTTGCTTTTTGGAGATGGTCATATGTTAAAAGAGACCGTTTTAAAATATAATAATGCAAATTCAGGAGAAGCAGAATTACTGATTAAGGAACTCGAAAATTTGAAAGTACTCATCAGTTATCAGGAAATGACACTTAACGCTTATAAGCGATCTCTTGATATGGCTGCAAGTACCAATGATGATTTGAAAAAAATGGTTGAGTTCTACAGATCTCAGGCTGAGAACAAATCTTCAAATATTAAAAGTGCCTGA